A window of Thermosynechococcus sp. NK55a contains these coding sequences:
- the alaS gene encoding alanine--tRNA ligase: protein MTSSPSASAITALTGDQIRQKFLDFYAAKGHTILPSASLIPEDPTVLLTIAGMLPFKPIFLGQEAPKVPRATTAQKCLRTNDIENVGRTARHHTFFEMLGNFSFGDYFKAEAIAWAWELMTTVYGLAPERLLVSVFENDDEAYDIWHRQVGLPKERIQRMGEESNFWTAGPTGPCGPCSEIYYDFYPEKGLANVNLDDDGRFIELYNLVFMELNQDDQGRRTPLKAKNIDTGMGLERMAQVLQGVPNNYETDLIFPIIEAAAQRAGIQYPKANASTQTSLKVIGDHTRAVVHLIADGVTASNVGRGYVLRRLIRRIVRHSRLLGINGLVTPDLAQVAIDLAAPVYPNVRERQAVILSELQREEEQFLKTLDRGEKLLAEMLSPLKKAKGKKRSQPQLAGRDAFVLFDTYGFPLELTQEIAAEQGIGVDVAEFEACMAEQRQRSQAAHETIDITVQEGIDSLADQLHPTQFRGYDEFSLTTTVTAILVAGHPVTTATAGTEVQVILEETPFYAESGGQIGDRGYLAGSDALVHIHDVQKQKELFVHYGKVERGSLKVGDRVTAQINLSCRRRVQAHHTATHLLQAALKKLIDENISQAGSLVAFDRLRFDFNCPRALTHEELQQIEDQINAWISESHTTHTYIMALKEAKARGAIAMFGEKYGEQVRVLDIPGVSMELCGGTHVHNTAEIGLFKIVSESGVAAGIRRIEAIAGPAVRDYLQQRDSIVRELCDRFKAKPEEVLDRISQLQADLKAQQKALEHLKAELTLAKTQALLEQAEAVGNTHLLIASLAGVDPQGLKTAAEWLLNKLGSGAVVLATQPAADKVNLLVAASQDIVQRGVHAGQLVAELAQVCGGRGGGRPNFAQAGGSQPEKLAAALELAHSRLKGILES from the coding sequence ATGACCTCCTCCCCCTCTGCGTCGGCGATCACTGCTCTCACCGGTGATCAAATTCGCCAGAAATTCCTCGATTTCTATGCGGCCAAAGGACACACCATCTTACCGAGTGCGTCCCTGATTCCTGAGGATCCAACGGTGCTGCTGACGATCGCTGGCATGCTCCCCTTCAAGCCAATTTTCCTCGGTCAAGAAGCGCCGAAGGTGCCCCGCGCCACCACCGCTCAAAAATGTCTGCGCACCAATGACATTGAAAATGTGGGTCGCACCGCTCGCCACCACACGTTCTTTGAAATGCTGGGCAACTTTAGCTTTGGCGACTACTTCAAGGCGGAGGCCATTGCTTGGGCATGGGAGCTGATGACCACGGTTTATGGTTTAGCTCCGGAACGCCTCTTGGTGAGCGTCTTTGAAAATGACGATGAGGCCTATGACATTTGGCATCGCCAAGTGGGCTTACCCAAGGAGCGCATCCAGCGCATGGGCGAGGAGAGCAACTTTTGGACGGCGGGGCCGACGGGTCCCTGTGGCCCTTGTTCTGAGATTTACTACGACTTCTATCCAGAAAAGGGGCTAGCTAACGTTAATCTCGATGACGATGGCCGCTTCATCGAACTCTACAACTTAGTGTTCATGGAGTTGAACCAAGACGACCAAGGTCGCCGTACCCCCCTCAAGGCGAAAAACATTGATACCGGTATGGGCTTGGAGCGGATGGCGCAGGTGCTCCAAGGGGTGCCCAACAACTACGAAACGGACTTAATTTTCCCAATTATTGAGGCAGCCGCGCAGCGAGCCGGGATTCAGTACCCCAAAGCCAATGCCAGCACCCAAACCTCCCTCAAAGTGATTGGTGATCACACCCGTGCGGTGGTTCATCTCATTGCCGATGGTGTCACTGCCAGTAATGTGGGGCGTGGCTATGTCCTGCGGCGGTTGATTCGGCGGATTGTGCGCCATAGTCGGCTGTTGGGAATCAATGGGCTGGTAACCCCTGATCTTGCTCAAGTGGCGATTGATCTGGCTGCCCCTGTCTATCCCAATGTCCGCGAGCGGCAGGCAGTCATTCTCAGCGAGCTCCAGCGGGAGGAGGAACAGTTTCTCAAAACCTTGGATCGGGGTGAGAAGCTCTTGGCGGAGATGCTGTCTCCCCTGAAGAAGGCTAAGGGCAAAAAACGCAGTCAACCGCAACTGGCAGGGCGCGATGCCTTTGTTCTTTTTGATACCTATGGCTTCCCATTGGAGTTGACCCAAGAGATTGCCGCAGAGCAAGGTATTGGTGTGGATGTGGCTGAGTTTGAAGCCTGTATGGCGGAGCAGCGACAACGTTCCCAAGCAGCCCACGAAACTATTGATATTACCGTTCAGGAGGGGATTGATTCCCTGGCGGATCAACTGCATCCTACGCAGTTTCGCGGCTATGACGAGTTTAGTTTGACAACGACAGTAACAGCGATTTTGGTGGCGGGTCATCCGGTAACAACGGCAACGGCAGGAACGGAAGTGCAGGTGATCCTTGAGGAAACCCCCTTTTATGCCGAATCGGGGGGTCAAATTGGCGATCGCGGGTACTTGGCTGGCAGTGATGCCCTGGTGCACATCCACGATGTGCAAAAGCAAAAGGAATTGTTTGTTCACTACGGCAAAGTGGAGCGCGGTAGCCTAAAGGTGGGCGATCGCGTGACTGCACAAATTAATCTCAGTTGTCGGCGGCGGGTACAGGCACACCACACAGCAACGCACCTCTTGCAGGCGGCCTTGAAAAAGCTGATTGACGAGAACATTTCCCAAGCGGGGTCACTGGTGGCCTTTGATCGGCTGCGCTTTGACTTTAATTGTCCCCGTGCCCTGACCCATGAGGAGCTGCAACAGATTGAAGATCAAATTAACGCCTGGATCAGCGAAAGCCACACCACCCACACTTATATCATGGCCCTGAAGGAAGCCAAGGCCAGGGGAGCGATCGCCATGTTTGGCGAAAAATATGGTGAGCAGGTGCGAGTTCTCGATATTCCCGGTGTCTCTATGGAACTCTGTGGTGGCACCCATGTCCACAACACCGCTGAAATTGGCCTCTTTAAGATTGTGAGTGAAAGTGGGGTGGCCGCTGGAATTCGTCGCATTGAAGCCATTGCTGGCCCGGCGGTGCGTGACTATTTGCAACAGCGCGATAGCATTGTCCGCGAGCTGTGCGATCGCTTCAAAGCCAAACCGGAAGAGGTTCTCGACCGCATTAGCCAACTACAAGCAGATCTCAAAGCCCAGCAAAAGGCACTGGAACACCTCAAAGCGGAACTGACCCTCGCCAAGACCCAAGCCCTCTTGGAGCAGGCTGAAGCCGTCGGCAATACCCACCTTCTCATTGCCTCACTGGCGGGCGTGGATCCCCAAGGGCTAAAAACCGCCGCCGAGTGGCTCCTAAATAAATTGGGTAGTGGAGCTGTGGTGTTGGCCACTCAACCTGCTGCTGACAAAGTGAACCTCTTAGTAGCTGCCAGTCAGGATATTGTGCAGCGGGGTGTGCATGCCGGTCAACTAGTCGCAGAACTTGCCCAAGTCTGTGGCGGGCGCGGTGGGGGGCGTCCCAACTTTGCCCAAGCGGGGGGATCTCAACCGGAAAAATTGGCCGCGGCGCTGGAATTGGCGCACTCTCGCCTGAAAGGGATTCTCGAATCCTGA
- the hemL gene encoding glutamate-1-semialdehyde 2,1-aminomutase, protein MPGGVSSPVRAFKSVGGQPIVFDHVRGAHIWDVDGNQYIDYVGSWGPAIVGHAHPEVIDALHAALEKGTSFGAPCLLENILAEMVIAAVPSVEMVRFVNSGTEACMAVLRLMRAYTQREKVIKFEGCYHGHADMFLVKAGSGVATLGLPDSPGVPKATTAATLTAPYNDLEAVTRLFEQYPNDIAGVILEPVVGNAGFIPPDAGFLEGLRELTKQYGALLVFDEVMTGFRIAYGGAQEKFGVTPDLTTLGKVIGGGLPVGAYGGRADIMKMVAPAGPVYQAGTLSGNPLAMTAGIKTLEILSRPGSYEYLDRITGKLVQGLLDAAREFGHEVCGGHISGMFGLFFTAGPVTNYDQAKQSDLKKFAAFHRGMLEQGIYLAPSQFEAGFTSLAHTEADIERTIAAARTVLSQL, encoded by the coding sequence ATGCCCGGTGGCGTCAGTTCACCTGTGCGTGCCTTCAAGTCCGTCGGCGGCCAGCCCATTGTCTTTGATCACGTCAGGGGTGCCCACATTTGGGATGTGGACGGCAACCAATACATTGACTATGTGGGGTCTTGGGGACCCGCGATCGTTGGCCATGCCCATCCTGAAGTCATTGACGCCCTCCATGCCGCCCTCGAAAAGGGAACTAGCTTTGGTGCCCCCTGCCTGCTTGAGAATATCTTGGCGGAAATGGTGATTGCCGCTGTCCCTAGCGTTGAGATGGTGCGCTTTGTGAATTCCGGAACCGAAGCCTGTATGGCAGTGCTGCGGCTAATGCGTGCCTATACCCAGCGGGAAAAAGTGATCAAATTTGAAGGCTGCTACCACGGCCATGCTGATATGTTCTTGGTCAAGGCGGGGTCAGGCGTCGCCACCTTGGGTTTACCCGATTCTCCCGGCGTGCCGAAAGCAACCACCGCCGCAACATTAACGGCGCCCTACAACGATCTGGAAGCGGTCACTCGCCTCTTTGAACAGTATCCCAATGATATTGCGGGTGTGATCCTTGAACCCGTGGTTGGCAATGCTGGCTTTATTCCCCCCGATGCGGGCTTTCTCGAAGGACTGCGGGAGCTGACGAAACAATATGGCGCCCTCTTGGTCTTTGACGAAGTGATGACGGGCTTTCGCATTGCCTATGGCGGTGCCCAAGAAAAATTTGGGGTCACACCGGATCTAACTACCCTCGGAAAAGTGATTGGCGGTGGTCTGCCCGTGGGTGCCTATGGTGGTCGCGCTGACATTATGAAGATGGTGGCGCCTGCGGGGCCTGTGTATCAAGCGGGTACCCTCTCTGGCAATCCCTTGGCAATGACAGCGGGCATTAAAACCCTGGAAATTCTCAGCCGCCCCGGCAGCTATGAGTACTTGGATCGGATCACGGGCAAGCTGGTACAGGGACTTTTAGACGCTGCCCGGGAGTTTGGCCACGAGGTGTGTGGTGGGCACATCAGTGGTATGTTTGGCCTCTTTTTCACCGCTGGTCCGGTGACCAACTATGATCAAGCCAAGCAGTCCGATTTGAAAAAGTTTGCTGCCTTCCACCGCGGCATGCTAGAGCAGGGGATTTACCTTGCGCCATCCCAGTTTGAAGCGGGCTTTACCTCCCTTGCCCATACGGAGGCGGATATTGAGCGCACCATTGCGGCGGCGCGGACAGTCCTGAGTCAGCTTTGA
- a CDS encoding HAMP domain-containing sensor histidine kinase, giving the protein MNSLSLASFTEPAMAVGAGLSLKEVYQRWQETLPETIVVVDEGQKPVGVVQGWGLALSLEREGTLADFAVGSVTAPWRSPVVGVPAVWTLLQFQEWLRTQAQMPPYIAVVDAQECFVGLLDQRRLLYHWACQPPLPWLAVIEQLPLPVQIQNAQGRVIWQNHAWSEYLTDFLPLVQTKFEGMSCQALEGRSLWQVCSFPLNLMSLDWEKAQSSVAIASDRYWVFFAQQRQEADPTTPTRLQQLRLHQQKRLLLSLGHELKNPLTAILGLTQLLWQHPLPEQQDYLALIQRSGWQMNRLIQAWQDYTRALWRELELQWETVELADLWLRSQELAEHLYNLTPPSWHWQIDQPLSHVYLWGDALRLRQILGHLLGWLMLFPSDRYGLRLSRWQNWLALQLWEEGHGIPLQDHDRLLHECLEDYAEVTMGLMLAHQLCRLHNGELSFIAQADRWSEWTVLLPFREELPPELPTTAQLILLISNDATWIMHTTAALRDSHYGYMVARHPLEALDKLEQLQPTAIIVRPASSLILADVVESLATSPFTATVPLIILSDEATPLGLTGFVQRLPLSSHPSLLIDVLDRWCFPRLTSPAAKPTFEHPLLNQTVLRLGLLHEISLPHLRLLEAEDLEQADLLVDIWQPDVLIWDLPAAEVPHLENHPKLRKLPVITLAEDSSRAIHQLGDVMVFPCLNLEDLMDVVLLAATVKTQS; this is encoded by the coding sequence ATGAATTCCCTCTCCCTAGCGAGCTTTACTGAACCGGCAATGGCGGTGGGGGCCGGTCTGTCTCTCAAGGAGGTGTATCAGCGTTGGCAAGAAACCCTCCCAGAAACGATCGTCGTTGTGGATGAGGGGCAAAAACCTGTGGGGGTGGTGCAGGGCTGGGGGTTGGCTTTGAGTTTGGAGCGGGAAGGGACGTTAGCCGACTTCGCGGTAGGCAGTGTGACGGCTCCTTGGCGATCGCCCGTGGTGGGGGTACCGGCAGTGTGGACGCTATTGCAGTTTCAGGAATGGCTGCGCACTCAAGCCCAGATGCCCCCCTATATTGCGGTTGTGGATGCACAGGAGTGCTTTGTGGGACTGCTGGATCAGCGACGCTTGCTCTATCATTGGGCCTGCCAGCCCCCTTTGCCTTGGCTGGCAGTGATTGAACAATTGCCTTTGCCAGTACAAATTCAAAACGCCCAAGGGAGAGTGATTTGGCAAAATCATGCTTGGTCAGAATACTTAACTGACTTTTTGCCGCTGGTACAGACTAAATTTGAGGGCATGAGTTGTCAGGCACTAGAGGGGCGATCGCTCTGGCAGGTGTGCTCATTTCCCTTGAATTTAATGTCGTTGGACTGGGAGAAAGCACAGAGCAGTGTGGCGATCGCTAGCGATCGCTATTGGGTATTTTTTGCCCAACAGCGCCAAGAGGCTGATCCAACGACCCCCACCCGCTTGCAGCAACTCCGCCTCCATCAGCAAAAGCGCCTCCTCCTGAGCTTGGGACATGAACTCAAAAACCCCCTAACGGCAATCCTCGGCCTTACCCAACTCCTGTGGCAACACCCCCTACCCGAGCAACAGGACTACCTTGCCCTAATCCAGCGTAGCGGTTGGCAAATGAATCGCCTCATTCAGGCATGGCAGGACTACACCCGCGCCCTCTGGCGAGAGTTGGAATTGCAATGGGAAACTGTAGAACTGGCGGATTTGTGGTTGCGATCGCAGGAGTTGGCGGAGCATCTCTACAATCTGACCCCGCCGAGTTGGCATTGGCAAATTGATCAGCCCTTGAGTCATGTCTACCTCTGGGGCGACGCTTTGCGGCTACGGCAGATTCTTGGCCATCTCCTAGGGTGGCTGATGCTCTTTCCCAGCGATCGCTATGGACTGCGCTTGAGTCGCTGGCAAAATTGGCTGGCGTTGCAACTGTGGGAAGAGGGACATGGTATTCCTCTTCAGGATCACGATCGCCTGCTACACGAATGCCTCGAGGACTACGCCGAAGTAACAATGGGGCTGATGCTAGCCCACCAACTCTGTCGTCTCCACAATGGTGAGCTTTCCTTTATCGCCCAAGCCGATCGCTGGAGTGAGTGGACAGTGCTGCTGCCCTTTAGGGAGGAACTTCCCCCTGAATTGCCCACTACAGCTCAATTGATCCTTTTAATCAGTAATGATGCCACGTGGATCATGCACACCACTGCCGCATTGCGAGACAGCCATTACGGATATATGGTCGCTCGCCATCCCCTTGAAGCGCTGGATAAGCTGGAGCAACTGCAACCCACAGCAATTATCGTCCGCCCCGCCAGTAGTCTCATTCTGGCTGATGTGGTTGAAAGTCTTGCCACCAGTCCCTTCACTGCCACTGTGCCATTGATTATCCTCTCCGATGAGGCCACTCCTTTGGGCCTGACCGGTTTTGTGCAACGGCTGCCCTTGAGTAGTCATCCCAGTCTGCTGATCGATGTCCTCGATCGCTGGTGTTTTCCGCGACTGACTTCTCCAGCGGCAAAACCAACCTTTGAGCATCCCCTCCTGAATCAGACGGTACTTCGCCTCGGTTTACTCCATGAAATTAGTCTACCCCACCTGCGGCTTCTCGAAGCAGAAGACCTTGAACAGGCCGATCTCTTGGTGGATATTTGGCAGCCTGACGTTCTGATTTGGGACTTGCCCGCTGCGGAAGTCCCCCATCTGGAGAATCACCCCAAACTGCGAAAACTCCCCGTGATTACCTTGGCAGAAGATAGCAGCCGAGCCATTCATCAATTGGGAGATGTCATGGTCTTTCCCTGCCTCAACCTTGAGGACTTAATGGATGTGGTGCTCCTTGCCGCCACGGTAAAGACTCAAAGCTGA